A part of Candidatus Electrothrix aestuarii genomic DNA contains:
- the glyS gene encoding glycine--tRNA ligase subunit beta — MTQLLFEIGTEEIPASYIEPALAFMEQSVQDKLKELGLGFGAVHTVGTPRRLTLAVDDLQASQEDRRQEHIGPAKKAAFDADGQATKAAQGFARSRGVAVEDLQIVETAKGEYLMAVEEIKGQETEALLPDLLDGLLRALPFPKSMRWADSSMAFARPIQWLLALYDGKVVDLTVEGVKAGATTLGHRFMSPEAVEIENFQHYQKTLEAKSVVVDQRARREAVIKTVKQAVQERIGDKGRPVLDEGLIDIVTNLVEIPWGICGSFDKKFLALPDEALITSMREHQKYFPVVDSEGRLMPFFVAVNNTDIQDRKMAASGHERVLRARLEDGLFFFNEDKKKPLEDRLQALSGIIFQRDLGTMAEKSERLMQISAYLAEQLAPDTKKEAKRAAQLAKTDLLTEMVGEFPSLQGIIGRDYALLDGEKTAVADAVQEHYQPVRAGGTLPASLLGAIVGLADRIDTMVGCFAINERPTGNKDAFGQRRLAVGMIHIIRHHNLHLSLNALAEQALQGYADKITPAEDTLEAVIGFIRLRFENDLIASGMKQEVVEAATSAGFDDLTDCLARIEALDGMRNREEFAVLAGSFKRIRNITKGNRETGVDPALFAEEAEKELYSTYTAVQEQVRPMIANRAYSEALAAMLTMKEPVDRFFDDVMVMDKNLAVRANRLNLLTGLGDLVRQVGDISRMHVE; from the coding sequence ATGACACAACTACTTTTTGAAATTGGAACTGAAGAGATACCTGCGAGTTATATAGAACCGGCTCTTGCTTTTATGGAGCAATCCGTTCAGGATAAATTAAAGGAACTGGGCCTGGGATTTGGTGCTGTTCATACAGTGGGCACCCCCCGACGTCTGACGCTGGCTGTGGATGACCTGCAAGCCAGTCAGGAAGACCGCCGACAGGAACATATAGGGCCAGCTAAGAAGGCTGCCTTTGATGCGGACGGTCAGGCAACCAAGGCTGCCCAGGGCTTTGCTCGCTCCCGAGGGGTTGCAGTCGAGGATTTACAGATTGTTGAGACAGCAAAAGGCGAATATCTGATGGCTGTTGAGGAGATCAAGGGCCAAGAGACAGAAGCTCTCCTGCCTGATCTGCTGGATGGACTTTTGCGTGCGCTCCCTTTCCCTAAGTCCATGCGCTGGGCAGACAGTAGTATGGCCTTTGCTCGCCCTATACAATGGCTCTTGGCTCTTTATGACGGGAAAGTTGTTGATCTGACCGTTGAAGGGGTAAAGGCTGGGGCAACGACTCTGGGCCATCGCTTCATGAGCCCTGAAGCCGTAGAGATTGAGAATTTTCAGCATTACCAAAAAACCTTGGAAGCAAAGTCTGTTGTTGTTGATCAGCGAGCTCGCCGGGAAGCAGTTATTAAAACGGTGAAACAGGCCGTGCAGGAGCGGATTGGTGACAAAGGGCGCCCTGTTTTGGATGAGGGGCTCATTGACATCGTGACTAACCTGGTGGAGATCCCCTGGGGAATTTGCGGGAGTTTTGATAAGAAATTTCTCGCTCTGCCTGATGAGGCCCTGATCACCTCTATGCGTGAGCACCAAAAGTATTTTCCTGTGGTCGATAGCGAAGGGCGCCTGATGCCTTTCTTTGTTGCGGTAAATAATACTGATATTCAGGACAGGAAAATGGCGGCCAGTGGTCATGAGCGGGTCCTGCGGGCTCGCCTCGAAGATGGACTCTTTTTCTTTAATGAAGATAAAAAGAAGCCTCTTGAAGATCGATTACAGGCTCTTTCCGGGATTATTTTTCAGCGTGACCTGGGCACGATGGCCGAGAAGAGTGAGCGCCTGATGCAAATTTCTGCTTACCTTGCGGAACAATTGGCCCCGGACACAAAAAAAGAGGCCAAAAGGGCTGCGCAACTGGCCAAGACCGACCTCTTAACCGAGATGGTCGGAGAGTTCCCCTCTCTGCAGGGGATTATCGGGCGAGATTATGCCCTGCTTGATGGCGAAAAAACTGCTGTTGCTGATGCCGTGCAGGAGCATTACCAACCGGTTCGGGCAGGGGGAACATTGCCCGCCTCGTTGCTTGGTGCCATAGTCGGGTTGGCTGACCGTATAGATACAATGGTGGGCTGCTTTGCTATCAACGAACGTCCTACCGGGAATAAGGATGCCTTTGGGCAACGTCGACTCGCCGTGGGCATGATTCATATTATCCGTCATCATAATTTGCATCTCTCTTTGAACGCGCTGGCTGAGCAGGCCTTGCAGGGCTATGCTGATAAGATCACTCCGGCAGAGGACACGCTGGAAGCAGTGATTGGGTTTATTCGTCTCCGTTTTGAAAATGACCTGATTGCCTCAGGCATGAAGCAGGAAGTGGTTGAGGCGGCGACCTCAGCTGGCTTTGACGACCTGACGGATTGTCTGGCCCGGATAGAGGCCCTGGACGGCATGCGGAATAGGGAGGAATTTGCTGTTCTGGCTGGTTCCTTTAAGCGCATTCGTAACATCACCAAGGGCAATAGGGAGACAGGGGTTGATCCTGCCCTCTTTGCTGAAGAGGCGGAAAAGGAACTGTATTCAACCTACACAGCTGTTCAGGAGCAGGTGCGTCCCATGATTGCAAATCGTGCCTACAGCGAGGCCTTGGCAGCTATGCTGACCATGAAAGAGCCAGTCGACCGCTTCTTTGATGATGTAATGGTTATGGATAAGAATTTGGCAGTGCGGGCTAATCGCTTAAACCTGTTAACCGGCTTGGGGGACTTGGTTCGTCAGGTGGGAGATATCTCCCGGATGCATGTAGAATAA
- a CDS encoding cytochrome c biogenesis protein ResB: MASKSKNPIWAFLASVKLALLLIALLASTSIIGTVIEQNKPTEHYVTQWGEGSAQIIQMLNLNDMYNSVWFLCLLGAFSLNLIVCSLDRIPTVVKIVHKDHLNTDPDRLPKMKFHAQEKIPGTLTSATEEVKKYLGKKGWKPGTRPQQYGTLFFSQKGAWTRYGVYVVHLSILVILLGAVIGSSTVATKILGDREFAFKGGISLPETAQSDFVFSYTDEEKIPLGFTVRCNFFDIDYYPGTGMPKDYLSGLTVIEDGKEVLTTTIEVNKPLIYKGITFYQSSYNQIGAAIIKLRETTSGNIHAFPVNPQNFSVTHQWKEGGSDAMIRIQSARPIHTPDGRESTEMQMWLMDSDGPPSMFTLMYGRPVIVERPKATYELSIGPHFATGLQVAKDPGVWWVYTGCALMLIGLYMAFFMSHRRIWAHVYEIDGQPVVVFAGHANKNSLGFAKTFSSLTENFTKRSS; the protein is encoded by the coding sequence ATGGCATCAAAATCAAAAAATCCAATCTGGGCATTTCTGGCCTCTGTCAAACTCGCTCTGCTTCTCATAGCCCTACTTGCATCGACCTCAATTATTGGTACGGTTATAGAGCAAAATAAACCCACAGAACATTATGTAACACAATGGGGGGAAGGCTCTGCGCAAATAATCCAGATGCTCAACCTTAACGACATGTATAACTCTGTCTGGTTCCTCTGTCTGCTCGGAGCATTCAGCCTGAATCTGATTGTTTGCAGCCTGGATCGTATCCCGACAGTTGTTAAGATTGTGCATAAGGATCATCTGAACACAGACCCGGATCGCCTGCCCAAGATGAAATTCCATGCCCAGGAAAAAATCCCAGGCACTTTGACCTCAGCAACAGAAGAGGTCAAAAAGTACCTCGGCAAAAAGGGTTGGAAACCTGGCACTCGTCCTCAACAATACGGCACCCTGTTTTTCTCCCAAAAAGGTGCATGGACACGCTATGGCGTTTATGTGGTCCATCTCTCTATCCTGGTTATCCTGCTGGGAGCGGTTATCGGCTCATCAACTGTTGCAACAAAGATCTTAGGGGACCGTGAATTTGCCTTTAAAGGTGGCATCTCCCTCCCGGAGACAGCGCAAAGTGACTTCGTCTTTTCTTATACGGATGAAGAAAAAATCCCCCTCGGTTTCACTGTCCGCTGTAATTTTTTTGATATTGACTATTACCCTGGCACGGGTATGCCCAAGGATTATCTTTCCGGCCTGACAGTTATTGAGGACGGCAAAGAAGTCCTGACCACCACTATCGAAGTCAACAAGCCTCTTATTTATAAGGGGATAACTTTCTATCAATCAAGCTATAACCAGATAGGTGCTGCCATTATCAAGCTGCGGGAGACAACAAGCGGTAATATTCACGCCTTTCCTGTGAATCCGCAAAATTTTTCCGTAACGCATCAATGGAAGGAAGGCGGAAGCGATGCTATGATACGCATTCAGTCTGCCCGCCCGATTCATACTCCTGATGGAAGAGAGAGCACTGAAATGCAGATGTGGTTGATGGATTCCGATGGCCCGCCCTCGATGTTTACTTTAATGTACGGCAGACCTGTCATTGTCGAACGGCCAAAGGCAACATACGAGCTATCTATAGGACCCCATTTTGCCACAGGACTTCAGGTGGCAAAGGACCCTGGTGTCTGGTGGGTTTATACAGGCTGCGCCCTGATGCTTATCGGATTATATATGGCCTTTTTCATGTCCCATCGCAGAATTTGGGCACATGTCTATGAAATAGATGGTCAACCCGTCGTTGTTTTTGCTGGTCATGCAAATAAAAACAGTTTAGGGTTTGCCAAGACATTTTCTTCTCTGACAGAAAATTTTACCAAGAGATCCTCATAA
- a CDS encoding ABC transporter permease, which yields MAFREIREQYVGSSLGLMWTVIHPLVMITVFWFVFSIGFKTQPQNDVPFVVWLTAGLAPWYLFSNIISGATNIILAHSHLVKKTIFSSQILPVIKILSSLVTHAIFLVVLLVLLVFQKMPVSVYYLQAIYYLFCMLMLSLGLSWTLAALNVFIRDVSQLVTVFLQIGFWMTPIFWDISMMPPKVQWFLKLNPVYYLVQGYRESFISFQPFWSHLSYTAYYWFVTFAMLASGAYIFKKLKPQFPDVL from the coding sequence ATGGCGTTCAGAGAAATTCGCGAGCAATATGTAGGCTCCTCGCTCGGCCTCATGTGGACGGTTATCCATCCGCTGGTTATGATTACGGTATTCTGGTTTGTTTTCAGTATTGGATTTAAAACACAGCCTCAAAACGATGTTCCATTTGTTGTCTGGCTGACAGCAGGCTTGGCCCCCTGGTACCTTTTTTCCAATATTATCAGTGGGGCAACAAATATCATTCTCGCCCACAGCCATCTGGTGAAAAAAACTATTTTTTCTTCCCAGATTCTGCCTGTCATAAAAATTCTCTCCAGCCTGGTCACCCATGCCATCTTTCTGGTCGTCCTGCTCGTCTTGCTGGTCTTCCAAAAAATGCCGGTCAGTGTCTATTATCTTCAGGCGATATATTACCTTTTTTGCATGCTCATGCTTTCCCTGGGACTTTCCTGGACCTTGGCCGCATTGAATGTCTTTATCCGCGATGTATCCCAGCTTGTTACGGTTTTCCTGCAAATTGGTTTCTGGATGACCCCCATTTTCTGGGACATCAGCATGATGCCTCCCAAGGTACAATGGTTTCTCAAGCTCAATCCTGTCTACTATCTCGTTCAGGGCTATCGGGAATCATTTATCAGCTTTCAGCCCTTCTGGAGTCATCTTTCATATACTGCGTACTATTGGTTTGTCACCTTTGCAATGCTGGCCAGTGGTGCATATATTTTTAAGAAACTGAAACCTCAGTTTCCCGACGTGCTGTAA
- the ccsB gene encoding c-type cytochrome biogenesis protein CcsB codes for MNSSQLFNYTTAAYLLSAIFYIGLLVFRQKKVGLIGLFFASVGLLIHTGALGLRWKESYDIGIGHAPLTNMYESLVFFAWCTTLFYILLEIKFKARVLGAFIMPLAVTTMAYASLSTKISQDISPLIPALQSNWLLAHVVTCFIGYGAFAVAAGIGFIYLLKHFAVKRKLSQNHLLSTLPELPVLDDLTHKTIIFGFMWLTAGIITGAVWANEAWGTYWSWDPKETWSIITWFVYALALHARFTRGWDGPRIAWLAIIGFFSVFFTYFGVNFLLAGLHSYGAS; via the coding sequence ATGAATAGCTCTCAACTTTTTAACTACACAACCGCAGCATACCTGTTGTCAGCGATTTTTTACATCGGCCTGCTTGTTTTCCGTCAGAAAAAAGTTGGGTTGATCGGCCTGTTTTTTGCCAGCGTCGGGCTCCTGATACACACAGGTGCCCTTGGCCTGCGCTGGAAGGAATCCTATGATATTGGCATCGGCCATGCCCCGCTCACCAATATGTATGAGTCTTTGGTGTTCTTTGCCTGGTGTACAACGCTTTTTTATATCCTGCTGGAAATAAAATTTAAAGCTCGGGTACTCGGGGCCTTTATCATGCCCTTGGCTGTCACAACAATGGCTTATGCATCTCTTTCCACGAAAATAAGCCAAGATATCTCACCGCTTATCCCTGCTCTTCAATCTAACTGGCTTCTTGCCCATGTTGTCACCTGCTTCATCGGCTACGGCGCCTTTGCTGTTGCTGCTGGTATCGGGTTCATATATCTCCTGAAGCATTTTGCCGTCAAACGGAAGCTATCGCAAAATCATCTACTTTCCACGCTTCCCGAATTACCCGTACTGGATGATTTGACCCATAAAACCATCATCTTCGGTTTCATGTGGTTGACAGCAGGTATCATCACCGGAGCAGTCTGGGCCAACGAGGCTTGGGGAACTTATTGGAGCTGGGATCCCAAGGAAACCTGGTCTATCATTACCTGGTTTGTCTATGCTCTGGCCCTGCATGCCCGCTTTACTCGCGGCTGGGATGGCCCCCGCATAGCCTGGCTGGCAATCATAGGCTTTTTCTCGGTCTTCTTCACCTATTTCGGGGTCAACTTCCTCTTGGCAGGACTGCACAGCTACGGCGCCAGTTAA